A genome region from Ligilactobacillus cholophilus includes the following:
- the rlmB gene encoding 23S rRNA (guanosine(2251)-2'-O)-methyltransferase RlmB, with product MEKQLNNETIIGRHPAIAALKSNQTINKVFVQANSNSDAIAEIVTKARKRGIIVSQVPKSKLDQMCDNQNHQGVVLKVAAFEYATLDDLFLRAKSKNEDPLFLILDGIEDPHNLGSILRTADAVGIHGIIIPKRRAVQLTATVAKTSTGAIEYVPVVRVTNLVQTVKQLKEKGLWVFGTDMKGTDFRKWNAKGPTAMVIGNEGKGISPLLKKECDEMLTIPMVGHVQSLNASVAASLLMYQAFTSRGV from the coding sequence CCTGCAATTGCGGCTTTAAAGTCTAATCAAACGATTAATAAAGTTTTTGTCCAAGCCAATTCTAATTCTGATGCAATTGCTGAGATTGTAACAAAAGCTAGAAAAAGGGGGATAATTGTTTCCCAAGTTCCTAAAAGTAAATTGGATCAAATGTGTGATAATCAAAATCATCAAGGAGTTGTTTTAAAAGTTGCTGCATTTGAATATGCAACATTAGATGACTTATTTTTGAGAGCAAAATCTAAGAATGAGGATCCGCTATTTTTAATTTTAGATGGGATAGAAGATCCGCATAATTTAGGATCTATCTTAAGAACTGCGGATGCAGTTGGAATTCATGGAATTATTATTCCTAAAAGAAGGGCAGTACAGCTAACAGCAACAGTAGCTAAAACTTCAACAGGGGCAATTGAATACGTACCAGTGGTTCGTGTAACTAATTTGGTACAGACTGTAAAACAATTAAAAGAAAAAGGCTTATGGGTTTTTGGTACTGATATGAAAGGTACAGATTTTCGTAAATGGAATGCTAAAGGGCCTACAGCAATGGTTATTGGTAATGAAGGTAAGGGAATTTCACCATTACTAAAGAAAGAATGTGATGAAATGCTTACTATTCCAATGGTAGGTCATGTACAAAGTTTAAACGCAAGTGTTGCTGCTAGTCTATTAATGTATCAAGCCTTTACCTCTCGAGGAGTATAA
- the rpmG gene encoding 50S ribosomal protein L33: MSAKRKIALACSECGSRNYTITENPNRTERLEVKKFCKYCNKHTIHRETK, translated from the coding sequence ATGTCTGCAAAACGAAAAATTGCATTAGCATGTTCTGAATGTGGTTCTCGAAATTATACAATCACAGAGAATCCTAATCGAACAGAAAGACTTGAAGTAAAAAAATTCTGTAAATATTGTAATAAGCATACTATTCATCGAGAAACAAAGTAA
- the secE gene encoding preprotein translocase subunit SecE → MRFIKEVIQTMKDTTWETAKETRKDTSTVVVMSLALVAFFAIVDACIQGLIALI, encoded by the coding sequence GTGAGATTTATTAAAGAAGTAATTCAAACAATGAAAGACACAACTTGGGAAACAGCAAAAGAAACGCGTAAGGATACCTCAACAGTTGTTGTAATGTCACTAGCATTAGTAGCTTTCTTTGCGATTGTAGACGCATGTATTCAAGGTTTAATCGCCTTAATCTAG
- the nusG gene encoding transcription termination/antitermination protein NusG, producing the protein MSETMEKKWYVLHTYSGYENKVKENLLSRAQSMGMEDYIFRVVVPEEEKHETTKTGKEKIEKLKTFPGYVLVEMVMTDQSWYVVRNTPGVTGFVGSHGSGSKPAPLLDSEINNILRQLGISTHENNFKVNVGDSVSIIDGPFKGQVVKVTDVDGEHQKIKGNILMMGHETNVEVDFDQVDSLV; encoded by the coding sequence ATGTCAGAAACAATGGAAAAGAAATGGTATGTATTACATACATACTCTGGATATGAAAATAAAGTTAAAGAAAATCTTTTATCACGAGCTCAATCAATGGGAATGGAAGATTATATTTTTCGTGTAGTTGTACCTGAAGAAGAAAAGCATGAAACAACTAAAACAGGAAAAGAAAAAATTGAAAAATTAAAAACTTTTCCTGGATATGTTTTAGTTGAAATGGTTATGACAGATCAATCATGGTATGTTGTTCGTAATACCCCTGGAGTTACTGGATTTGTCGGTTCTCACGGTTCAGGAAGTAAACCAGCTCCTTTATTAGACTCAGAAATTAATAATATTTTACGTCAATTAGGAATTAGTACACATGAAAATAATTTTAAAGTTAATGTTGGTGATTCAGTTTCAATTATTGACGGACCATTTAAAGGTCAAGTAGTTAAAGTTACTGATGTTGATGGCGAGCATCAAAAAATTAAGGGAAACATCTTGATGATGGGCCACGAAACAAATGTTGAAGTGGACTTTGATCAAGTAGATAGTTTAGTTTAA
- a CDS encoding alpha/beta hydrolase — protein sequence MNKYSIAALFTALLFAYRSHYSSANKGKQNFEIKEPTLFIHGYAGNYFSFVRMIKRFERKKWGKKNCTIIVSPKGKLLIKGEPKSLIQVLFLENRDIVDHQVNWIWKILNILKNKYGISSVNIVAHSMGCISILKYLNQFAYNSINAHISKVVTMGAPFNDVEVGKRTPYIENHRLTNDGPVKMSPLYKWMRKNNIGIPLETEFLNIAGNLQNGTKSDGQVSVNSVLSLRYLLRDATRQYHEFIVYGKHAAHSLLHENEDIDNKIEEFLR from the coding sequence ATGAATAAGTATTCAATAGCAGCTCTGTTTACAGCGCTGCTATTCGCATATCGAAGCCATTATTCATCAGCAAATAAAGGAAAGCAAAATTTTGAAATCAAAGAACCAACATTATTTATACATGGATATGCAGGAAACTATTTTTCATTTGTACGTATGATTAAAAGATTCGAAAGAAAAAAATGGGGGAAAAAGAATTGTACAATTATAGTATCTCCTAAAGGAAAACTTTTAATAAAAGGGGAACCTAAGTCATTAATTCAGGTTTTATTTTTAGAAAATCGTGATATTGTTGATCATCAAGTTAATTGGATTTGGAAGATTTTGAATATTTTGAAAAATAAATATGGAATTTCCTCAGTTAATATAGTTGCTCATTCGATGGGATGCATTTCTATATTGAAGTATCTAAACCAATTTGCATATAATTCAATTAATGCACACATTTCAAAAGTTGTAACAATGGGGGCACCGTTTAATGATGTTGAGGTTGGTAAGAGAACACCTTATATTGAAAATCATCGTTTAACAAATGATGGGCCAGTTAAAATGTCTCCATTATATAAATGGATGAGAAAAAATAATATAGGGATTCCATTAGAAACCGAATTTCTAAATATTGCTGGTAATTTGCAAAATGGAACTAAATCTGATGGTCAAGTATCTGTCAATTCGGTACTATCATTACGTTATCTTTTAAGAGATGCAACTAGACAGTATCATGAATTTATCGTTTATGGAAAACATGCAGCACATAGTTTGTTACATGAAAATGAAGATATAGATAATAAAATTGAAGAATTCTTACGTTGA
- the rplK gene encoding 50S ribosomal protein L11 has product MAKNVVNVVKLQIPAGKATPAPPVGPALGQAGINIMGFTKEFNARTADQAGMIIPVVINVYEDRSFDFITKTPPASVLLKKAAGVEKGSGEPNTNKVATVTKAQVKEIAETKMQDLNAADVEAAMRMIEGTARSMGFVVED; this is encoded by the coding sequence GTGGCAAAGAACGTAGTAAACGTTGTTAAATTACAAATTCCTGCTGGAAAAGCAACTCCAGCTCCTCCTGTAGGTCCAGCTTTAGGACAAGCAGGTATCAATATTATGGGATTTACAAAGGAATTTAATGCTCGTACAGCTGATCAAGCTGGTATGATTATTCCTGTTGTAATTAATGTATATGAAGATCGTTCATTCGATTTCATTACAAAGACACCACCTGCTTCAGTTTTACTTAAGAAGGCTGCTGGTGTAGAAAAAGGCTCAGGCGAACCTAACACAAACAAAGTCGCAACAGTGACAAAAGCACAAGTTAAGGAAATCGCTGAGACAAAAATGCAAGATCTAAACGCTGCAGATGTTGAAGCTGCTATGCGCATGATTGAAGGTACTGCACGAAGCATGGGCTTTGTTGTTGAAGACTAA
- the rplA gene encoding 50S ribosomal protein L1, with protein MAKKKSKKYLEAAKQVDKNKSYTAEEALKLVKDIDFANFDATVEAAFNLNVDTKQADQQLRGAMVLPNGTGKDQRVIVFAKGPKAQEAKDAGADVVGDDDLVQRIQDGWLDFDVAIATPDMMAQVGRLGRVLGPKGLMPNPKTGTVTMDVKKAVTDAKSGQVTYRTDRDGNVHVPVGKVSFDVDALVGNFEAIYEVIAKARPAAVKGTYIKHLSVASTFGPSVTIDINSL; from the coding sequence ATGGCTAAAAAGAAAAGCAAAAAATATTTAGAAGCTGCAAAGCAAGTTGATAAGAATAAGAGTTACACAGCTGAAGAAGCTCTTAAGTTAGTAAAAGACATTGACTTTGCAAATTTTGACGCAACAGTTGAAGCTGCATTTAACTTAAATGTAGATACAAAACAAGCAGACCAACAATTACGTGGCGCTATGGTTTTACCTAATGGTACAGGTAAAGACCAACGTGTTATCGTATTTGCAAAGGGTCCTAAAGCTCAAGAAGCTAAAGATGCCGGTGCAGATGTTGTTGGTGATGATGACTTAGTACAACGCATTCAAGACGGTTGGTTAGACTTTGATGTTGCAATCGCAACACCAGATATGATGGCTCAAGTTGGTCGCTTAGGTCGTGTACTTGGACCTAAAGGTTTAATGCCAAACCCTAAGACTGGTACAGTAACAATGGATGTTAAGAAAGCTGTTACTGATGCTAAGTCAGGTCAAGTTACATACCGTACTGATCGCGATGGTAACGTTCATGTACCAGTTGGTAAGGTATCATTTGATGTAGATGCATTAGTTGGTAACTTTGAAGCAATTTATGAAGTTATTGCTAAAGCACGTCCAGCTGCTGTTAAGGGTACTTACATCAAGCACTTATCAGTTGCATCAACATTTGGCCCAAGTGTAACAATCGATATTAATTCACTTTAA
- the rplJ gene encoding 50S ribosomal protein L10: protein MSKEIIAKKAAIVDEVAEKLDSSVANVVVDYRGLTVEEVTDLRKQLREAGVEMRVIKNTYLKRAAAKAGIEGMDDVFVGPTAVAFSEEDVTAPARILVKFAEDHEALEVKGGMIEGKVASLDEINALSKLPDRDGLLSMLLSVLQAPVRNVAYAVKAVAESKEEDAE, encoded by the coding sequence ATGAGTAAGGAAATTATCGCTAAGAAAGCTGCAATTGTTGATGAAGTTGCTGAAAAATTAGACAGTTCAGTTGCTAACGTAGTAGTTGACTATCGTGGTCTAACTGTTGAAGAAGTAACAGATTTACGTAAACAATTGCGTGAAGCAGGCGTAGAAATGCGAGTTATCAAAAATACTTATTTAAAACGTGCAGCTGCTAAAGCTGGTATCGAAGGTATGGATGATGTATTTGTAGGACCTACAGCTGTTGCATTTTCAGAAGAAGATGTTACAGCACCTGCTCGTATCTTAGTTAAATTTGCTGAAGATCATGAAGCTCTTGAAGTTAAGGGTGGTATGATTGAAGGTAAAGTAGCATCACTTGATGAAATTAATGCATTATCAAAACTTCCAGATCGCGACGGATTACTTTCAATGTTGCTATCTGTATTACAAGCACCAGTTCGCAATGTTGCATACGCAGTTAAGGCTGTTGCTGAAAGTAAGGAAGAAGATGCTGAATAA
- the rplL gene encoding 50S ribosomal protein L7/L12: MALDTEKIIADLKEASILELNDLVKAIEDEFGVSAAAPVAAAGAAGADGAAEKSEFDVELTDAGSAKVKVIKAVKDITGLGLKDAKGLVDNAPSVIKEGVAKDEAEDMKAKLEEVGAKITLK, encoded by the coding sequence ATGGCATTAGATACAGAAAAGATTATTGCTGACTTAAAAGAAGCTAGCATTCTTGAATTAAACGATTTAGTAAAAGCTATCGAAGATGAATTTGGCGTTTCAGCTGCAGCTCCAGTTGCTGCAGCAGGTGCAGCAGGTGCAGATGGCGCTGCTGAAAAATCAGAATTTGACGTTGAATTAACAGACGCAGGTTCAGCTAAGGTTAAAGTTATTAAAGCTGTTAAGGACATCACAGGTCTTGGCTTGAAAGATGCTAAGGGCTTAGTTGACAACGCTCCTTCAGTAATTAAAGAAGGCGTTGCTAAGGACGAAGCTGAAGATATGAAGGCTAAACTTGAAGAAGTTGGCGCTAAGATCACTCTTAAATAA
- the mprF gene encoding bifunctional lysylphosphatidylglycerol flippase/synthetase MprF: MYKGLTRIKEFYNKHAVLLKMIFIFSVLLFVFTELGKIFHQLNWHQVGVALSDQSPIVILVMLICGIIAVCPMLIYDFVIVKFLPGNFSKKYIARSGWVTNTFTNIAGFGGLLGATLRASFYKKGANRKQILYAISKIALFLLAGLSILCWVSLIMMFILPSENGFHKYSIWLLGGGAYFPILFLVTKFKNNSFFKDLTWKREFALILGSTIEWACAALFFMIIGWLMQVHIHLIDVIPLYIIAEILGIISMVPGGLGSFDVFMILELTKLGVSSEIAVVWILFFRLFYYVVPFLIGSVFFVHDMGHQINESLDGIPQTIVQKVAHGLVTLFMYFSGIFMLLESAIPNFTFSNSILARLVSYTFFFLNQMTNIIFAFLLLGMARAIQLKQKKAFIPTIIILGVGVINTLWKEYTPTLAVFLVFVMICIVFSRKELYREKMQFSFESILLNMLMFGGAFLLYMLVGLLNRPTNHHHIPSGLLFPDQQVWLYGLIGMIIAGIILVVMMHYFTKGKDPFINQKFPEKRVTQIIESYGGNEVSHLAYLKDKMIYIYRKDNEDQLFLMYQIKADKIIIMGEPVGNQDYIQEAVHELVILSDRYGYQLVFYEINSELTMLLHEYGFDFIKTGEEGFVKLDEFTIKGKKHRAQRALMNKFDREGFIFSIVEPPFSNEFIAEMKEVSDSWLNGRMEKGFSLGFFDKNYIQRTPVAIVRDKNGKLVSFATLMPMEKNTLSIDLMRHRKDAPSGIMDKIFIELFSYGQSKGYKYFDLGMAPLSNVGSSKYSFIEERVAHYIYEYGYRLYGFQGLRAFKNKYANIWNSKYTTYRKRSSIAITMFQLVMVVNQKHGQKEFSRMIITPKFLQNK; this comes from the coding sequence ATGTATAAGGGGCTAACACGAATAAAAGAATTTTATAATAAACATGCAGTTTTATTAAAAATGATTTTTATTTTTTCTGTACTACTTTTTGTATTTACAGAATTAGGGAAAATTTTTCATCAATTAAATTGGCACCAAGTTGGGGTGGCTCTCTCTGATCAATCTCCTATAGTAATTTTAGTGATGCTAATATGTGGTATTATTGCTGTTTGTCCAATGTTGATTTATGATTTTGTAATTGTAAAATTTTTACCTGGAAATTTTTCTAAAAAATATATTGCTAGAAGTGGATGGGTGACAAATACATTTACAAATATTGCGGGATTTGGAGGATTATTAGGTGCTACTCTTCGTGCTAGTTTTTATAAGAAGGGTGCAAATAGAAAACAAATTTTATATGCAATTTCTAAAATTGCTTTATTTCTATTAGCAGGATTGTCAATTCTTTGTTGGGTTTCACTAATAATGATGTTTATTTTACCATCAGAAAATGGTTTTCATAAATATTCGATTTGGTTGCTCGGTGGGGGAGCATATTTTCCAATTTTGTTTTTAGTAACAAAATTTAAAAATAACAGCTTTTTTAAAGACTTAACATGGAAGCGAGAGTTTGCATTAATTCTAGGCTCAACAATTGAATGGGCTTGTGCAGCATTATTTTTTATGATTATTGGTTGGTTAATGCAAGTTCATATCCATCTAATTGATGTAATTCCCTTATATATTATTGCCGAAATTTTAGGAATAATATCAATGGTTCCAGGTGGATTAGGATCATTTGATGTTTTTATGATTTTGGAATTAACAAAACTGGGAGTTTCAAGTGAAATTGCGGTTGTTTGGATTTTATTTTTCCGCTTATTCTATTACGTTGTTCCATTTTTAATTGGAAGTGTGTTTTTTGTTCATGATATGGGACATCAAATTAATGAAAGTTTAGATGGTATTCCACAAACAATTGTACAAAAAGTAGCCCATGGTTTAGTAACGCTTTTTATGTATTTTTCAGGAATTTTTATGTTATTAGAATCTGCAATTCCTAATTTTACATTTTCTAATTCTATACTTGCACGGCTTGTTTCATATACATTTTTCTTCCTAAATCAAATGACAAATATAATTTTTGCCTTTTTATTATTAGGAATGGCACGTGCAATTCAATTAAAGCAAAAAAAAGCTTTTATTCCAACAATTATAATTTTAGGAGTTGGAGTAATTAACACTCTTTGGAAAGAATATACGCCTACTTTAGCAGTCTTTCTTGTATTTGTAATGATTTGTATTGTATTTTCGCGAAAAGAACTGTATCGCGAAAAAATGCAATTTTCGTTTGAAAGTATTTTATTAAATATGTTGATGTTTGGTGGAGCATTTTTGTTATATATGCTTGTAGGATTATTAAATCGTCCAACAAATCATCATCATATACCTAGTGGACTTCTATTTCCTGATCAACAAGTTTGGTTATATGGGTTGATTGGAATGATTATCGCAGGAATTATTCTAGTAGTAATGATGCATTATTTTACAAAGGGAAAAGATCCATTTATAAATCAAAAATTTCCGGAAAAACGTGTTACTCAAATAATTGAAAGTTATGGAGGCAACGAGGTAAGTCATCTAGCATATTTAAAAGATAAAATGATTTATATTTATCGGAAAGATAATGAAGATCAATTATTCTTAATGTATCAAATTAAGGCGGATAAAATTATTATTATGGGGGAACCAGTTGGAAATCAAGATTATATTCAAGAAGCTGTTCATGAATTAGTAATTTTATCAGATCGATATGGCTATCAACTAGTTTTCTATGAAATAAATTCTGAACTTACTATGCTATTACACGAATATGGATTTGATTTTATAAAAACAGGTGAAGAAGGATTTGTTAAGTTAGATGAATTTACTATTAAAGGTAAAAAACATCGTGCACAAAGGGCTCTCATGAATAAGTTTGATCGTGAAGGTTTTATATTCTCAATAGTTGAACCACCTTTTTCAAATGAATTTATTGCAGAAATGAAAGAAGTTTCTGATAGTTGGTTAAATGGAAGGATGGAAAAGGGATTCTCATTAGGATTTTTCGATAAAAATTATATTCAAAGAACTCCTGTTGCGATTGTTCGAGATAAAAATGGAAAATTAGTTTCATTTGCAACATTAATGCCAATGGAAAAAAACACCTTATCAATTGACCTAATGCGTCATAGAAAAGATGCACCGTCAGGCATAATGGATAAAATTTTTATTGAATTGTTCAGCTATGGTCAAAGCAAAGGATATAAGTATTTTGATTTAGGAATGGCACCATTATCTAATGTTGGAAGTTCTAAATATAGTTTTATAGAAGAACGTGTTGCTCATTATATATATGAATATGGATATCGTTTATATGGGTTTCAAGGATTAAGAGCTTTTAAGAATAAATATGCTAATATATGGAATTCTAAATATACAACTTACCGAAAACGAAGTTCGATTGCAATAACAATGTTCCAATTAGTAATGGTAGTTAATCAAAAACATGGGCAAAAAGAATTTTCTAGAATGATAATTACGCCTAAATTTTTACAAAATAAATAA
- the nrdF gene encoding class 1b ribonucleoside-diphosphate reductase subunit beta, whose translation MSNYKAINWNRINDQIDKATWEKLTEQFWLDTRIPVSNDLKDWHQLDDDHKYLVGHVFGGLTLLDTVQSQDGMASLRRHTRTQHEIAVLNNIQFMESVHAKSYSTIFSTLNTPDEIDEIFEWSDSEEFLQNKAKWISDIYKDTAEDPLKQKVANVFLETCLFYSGFYTPLYYLGHNQLPNTAEIIKLILRDESVHGTYIGYKFQLGLKERTDNEQQRIKDWLYDFLLKLYENEEKYTHLLYNPVGWTDKVLTFVRYNANKALMNLGQDPMFPDTAEDVEPTVINGISTTTSNHDFFSQVGNGYRLGEVEAMSDEDYTKWANEDPENK comes from the coding sequence ATGAGTAATTATAAAGCAATTAACTGGAATCGAATTAATGATCAAATTGATAAAGCAACTTGGGAAAAACTAACTGAACAATTTTGGTTAGATACAAGAATTCCTGTTTCAAATGACTTAAAAGACTGGCATCAATTAGATGATGACCATAAATATTTGGTTGGCCATGTATTTGGTGGTTTAACATTATTAGATACTGTTCAATCACAAGATGGTATGGCTTCATTAAGACGCCATACACGTACACAACATGAAATTGCTGTTTTAAATAATATCCAATTTATGGAATCTGTTCATGCTAAAAGTTACTCAACAATTTTTTCAACTTTAAATACGCCTGATGAAATCGATGAAATTTTTGAATGGAGCGATTCTGAAGAATTTTTGCAAAATAAAGCTAAATGGATTAGTGATATTTATAAAGATACAGCTGAAGATCCTTTAAAACAAAAAGTTGCAAATGTATTTTTAGAAACTTGTTTATTCTATTCCGGCTTTTATACACCACTTTACTACTTAGGTCACAATCAATTGCCTAATACAGCCGAAATTATTAAATTAATTTTGCGTGATGAATCTGTTCATGGAACATATATTGGATACAAATTCCAATTAGGATTAAAAGAACGTACAGATAATGAACAACAAAGAATAAAAGATTGGCTTTATGACTTCCTATTAAAACTCTATGAAAACGAAGAAAAGTATACTCACCTACTTTATAATCCAGTTGGTTGGACTGATAAGGTACTTACCTTTGTTCGTTATAATGCTAATAAAGCCTTGATGAATCTTGGTCAAGACCCAATGTTCCCAGATACAGCTGAAGATGTAGAACCAACTGTAATCAATGGTATTTCTACTACAACATCTAATCATGATTTCTTCTCACAAGTAGGTAATGGTTATCGTTTAGGAGAAGTTGAGGCAATGAGTGATGAAGATTATACTAAATGGGCTAATGAAGATCCAGAGAACAAATAA
- the nrdI gene encoding class Ib ribonucleoside-diphosphate reductase assembly flavoprotein NrdI — translation MINILYISIEGNTKAFIEKLEDYAVDLNKKDPANPLINAKEIDDTTPFENETQQYFVFVPTYLDGGNGIDNGVKELMTNALGEYISYDNNANLCLGIIGSGNRNFNQQYCLTARRYAQEFNVPFLDNYELRGTKNDVERIYQTLTECIK, via the coding sequence ATGATTAATATTTTATACATATCCATTGAGGGAAATACTAAAGCTTTTATTGAAAAATTAGAAGATTACGCTGTTGATCTTAATAAAAAAGATCCTGCTAATCCATTGATTAACGCAAAAGAAATTGATGATACTACTCCTTTTGAAAATGAAACACAACAATATTTTGTGTTTGTTCCAACATACTTGGATGGAGGGAATGGAATTGATAATGGCGTCAAAGAATTAATGACAAATGCATTAGGCGAATATATTAGTTATGATAATAACGCCAATTTATGTTTAGGGATTATTGGTTCTGGCAATCGGAACTTTAATCAACAATATTGTCTAACCGCTCGTCGATATGCACAAGAATTTAATGTTCCCTTTTTAGATAATTATGAATTGCGCGGAACTAAAAATGATGTTGAACGTATTTATCAAACTTTAACAGAATGTATAAAATAA